A part of Aegilops tauschii subsp. strangulata cultivar AL8/78 chromosome 2, Aet v6.0, whole genome shotgun sequence genomic DNA contains:
- the LOC120974130 gene encoding uncharacterized protein: protein MAPKKTPKGKSGFFGVRQKPFGNFGVEFPDAGRRWWIGTYPSAHEAACAYDMAVWRAERPREHLDFPEIESRAKAEMLVPQGIKMKEIPTKKKTTKKPSVVVTAGKTDEEAMARFAREHPEYVQAELEYYWKREVEQNKKGAKKEDEAGPSTVIPIESSSEEDWADFSEEEGCDEPEKEEFWAQFRSSDDEK, encoded by the coding sequence ATGGCGCCGAAGAAGACGCCGAAGGGTAAGTCAGGCTTCTTCGGCGTGAGGCAGAAGCCCTTCGGTAACTTCGGAGTGGAGTTCCCCGACGCCGGGAGGCGTTGGTGGATCGGCACGTACCCCTCCGCCCACGAGGCCGCGTGTGCCTATGACATGGCGGTGTGGCGTGCCGAGAGGCCTCGGGAGCACCTCGACTTCCCAGAGATCGAGAGTCGGGCGAAAGCGGAGATGCTTGTGCCGCagggcatcaagatgaaggagATCCCGACGAAGAAGAAGACAACGAAGAAGCCGTCGGTTGTCGTCACTGCCGGCAAGACCGACGAGGAGGCGATGGCGAGGTTTGCTCGGGAGCATCCGGAGTACGTCCAGGCCGAGCTGGAGTACTACTGGAAGCGTGAGGTGGAGCAGAATAAGAAGGGGGCGAAGAAGGAGGACGAGGCCGGTCCCTCGACGGTGATCCCCATCGAGTCCTCTTCCGAGGAGGACTGGGCAGACTTCTCGGAGGAGGAGGGGTGCGACGAACCGGAGAAGGAGGAGTTCTGGGCGCAGTTCCGCAGCTCCGACGATGAGAAGTAG